In Pirellulales bacterium, a single genomic region encodes these proteins:
- a CDS encoding helix-turn-helix transcriptional regulator: protein MAPWEEIGNRLRAYRMGKGISASDMAEKIGVSRAALYRLEKGELVKIETLAKLAELLDVSLPSLMGVGVEYYKNAASFFERMRQLEENVVQVLGNFTPISFLLLSDEYVGHLRTMLLEAIPNENSDHAKLVDYVERVLNILRERRGGSVRRPPPMVSIVNSETIERLLNSGLVGRYGLPPNVVKKRRALARREVERVVEIFRKQPIGTQIGVVDHFAAEQTFQVFEKTTATFVSMSPYRLGDHPNISAGIAMVTSAPEAVTMFKAMIVDQWNRAEKGESGAKKIETILARSPK, encoded by the coding sequence ATGGCACCGTGGGAAGAGATCGGGAATCGGCTACGCGCTTACCGGATGGGTAAGGGCATCTCAGCTTCAGACATGGCTGAGAAGATTGGAGTTTCGCGCGCAGCCTTGTATCGCCTCGAGAAGGGCGAACTAGTAAAGATCGAGACGCTAGCGAAACTGGCCGAGCTTCTTGACGTTTCTCTTCCATCTTTGATGGGCGTAGGCGTTGAGTATTACAAAAATGCGGCCAGCTTTTTTGAACGCATGCGTCAGCTTGAAGAGAATGTCGTCCAGGTTCTTGGTAACTTCACGCCAATATCATTTCTGCTTTTGTCCGATGAGTATGTTGGACACTTGCGTACAATGCTTCTGGAAGCCATTCCAAACGAAAATTCCGACCATGCAAAGCTCGTAGACTACGTGGAGCGCGTATTGAATATCTTGCGGGAGCGTCGCGGCGGCTCAGTACGTCGCCCTCCCCCAATGGTCAGCATTGTGAATTCTGAAACTATCGAACGCCTCTTGAACTCTGGCCTTGTCGGCCGATACGGCCTTCCTCCTAATGTGGTCAAGAAGCGGCGCGCATTGGCGAGACGCGAAGTAGAGCGAGTTGTCGAAATCTTCAGGAAACAACCGATCGGAACGCAAATTGGCGTTGTCGACCATTTCGCTGCAGAGCAGACCTTTCAAGTCTTCGAAAAGACTACAGCTACTTTTGTTTCGATGAGTCCCTACCGATTGGGTGACCACCCAAATATTTCCGCAGGGATCGCAATGGTCACTTCCGCTCCTGAGGCAGTGACCATGTTCAAGGCGATGATCGTCGATCAATGGAATAGGGCCGAAAAAGGTGAGAGCGGCGCGAAAAAGATTGAGACAATTCTCGCCCGCTCGCCGAAGTGA